The proteins below are encoded in one region of Deinococcus fonticola:
- the tsaB gene encoding tRNA (adenosine(37)-N6)-threonylcarbamoyltransferase complex dimerization subunit type 1 TsaB: MPVTLALDTATPFLTLALAWEGGTLEISREVGRAHAERLADATRELFGEAGLPFRADTLVIGTGPGSYTGVRVGASYALGLGRVWSAPVLGVSTLEGLVQGSGRQAVSQDARKGNVYSAVYDAQGGVVQQTVEPVAKREATEFTATLNGLPHHQDTAPSGLSLLRAGLAHGVREWQLAYL; the protein is encoded by the coding sequence ATGCCCGTCACCCTTGCGCTGGACACCGCCACCCCCTTCCTGACCCTCGCCCTGGCGTGGGAAGGCGGGACGCTGGAGATCAGCCGTGAAGTGGGCCGGGCGCATGCCGAGCGGCTGGCCGACGCGACCAGAGAACTGTTCGGGGAAGCGGGGCTGCCCTTCCGTGCGGACACGCTGGTGATCGGCACCGGGCCGGGGTCTTACACGGGCGTGCGTGTGGGGGCCAGTTACGCGCTGGGGCTGGGACGTGTGTGGAGCGCCCCAGTACTGGGCGTCAGCACGCTCGAGGGCCTGGTGCAGGGTTCCGGGCGACAGGCGGTCAGCCAGGACGCCCGCAAAGGCAACGTGTACAGCGCCGTGTACGACGCCCAGGGTGGCGTGGTTCAGCAAACGGTCGAACCGGTCGCCAAGCGGGAAGCCACGGAATTTACCGCCACCCTCAACGGTCTGCCGCACCACCAGGACACCGCCCCCAGCGGACTTTCACTGCTGCGGGCCGGGCTGGCACACGGCGTCCGCGAGTGGCAACTGGCTTACCTGTAA
- the lipA gene encoding lipoyl synthase, with translation MTQQDSSSPEVKFIKNGIYRKDSVPVREKKPEWLKISIPTGQVYTEVRKIVKEHRLHTVCEEAMCPNISECWSRGTATFMLMGHICTRACKFCAVDTGNPMGKLDLEEPRSVAESVKLMALKYVVLTSVDRDDLPDGGAYHFAKTVKAIKDVNPETRVEALTPDFGGNTHCVDLVLDSGVDTYAQNLETVRRLTHPVRDIRADYDQTLAVLAHAKKARPDVITKTSIMLGLGETREEILEAMKDCRAAGVDVLTFGQYLRPTMHHLPVERYVPPAEFDEIREEGLSLGFMEVVAGPLVRSSYKAEQIVMDKPGGLPEHLKHIQEGSELKLI, from the coding sequence ATGACCCAGCAAGACTCGAGTTCACCGGAAGTCAAATTCATCAAGAACGGCATTTACCGCAAGGACAGCGTGCCGGTGCGGGAGAAGAAACCGGAGTGGCTGAAAATCAGCATTCCCACCGGGCAGGTGTACACCGAAGTTCGCAAGATCGTCAAAGAGCACCGCCTGCACACGGTGTGCGAGGAAGCCATGTGCCCCAACATCAGCGAGTGCTGGAGCCGGGGCACGGCGACGTTCATGCTGATGGGTCACATCTGCACGCGGGCCTGCAAGTTCTGCGCGGTGGACACCGGGAACCCCATGGGCAAACTGGATCTGGAAGAACCCCGCAGCGTGGCCGAGAGCGTGAAACTGATGGCGCTGAAGTACGTGGTGCTGACCAGCGTCGACCGCGACGACCTACCGGACGGCGGCGCGTACCACTTCGCCAAGACCGTGAAGGCCATCAAGGACGTGAACCCGGAGACCCGCGTGGAGGCCCTGACGCCCGACTTCGGCGGCAATACTCACTGCGTCGATCTGGTGCTGGACAGCGGCGTGGACACCTACGCGCAGAATCTGGAGACGGTGCGCCGCCTCACGCACCCGGTGCGGGACATTCGCGCCGATTACGACCAGACCCTGGCGGTGCTGGCGCACGCCAAAAAAGCCCGCCCCGACGTGATCACGAAAACCAGCATCATGCTGGGCCTGGGCGAAACCCGCGAAGAAATCCTGGAGGCCATGAAAGATTGCCGCGCCGCCGGGGTGGACGTCCTGACGTTCGGGCAGTACCTGCGCCCCACCATGCACCACCTGCCCGTCGAGCGTTACGTTCCCCCCGCCGAATTCGACGAGATCCGCGAGGAAGGCCTGAGCCTGGGCTTCATGGAAGTCGTGGCCGGGCCACTGGTGCGCAGCAGTTACAAAGCCGAGCAGATCGTCATGGACAAACCCGGCGGCCTGCCCGAGCACCTGAAGCACATCCAGGAAGGCAGCGAGCTGAAACTCATCTGA
- the leuS gene encoding leucine--tRNA ligase has translation MTTDTPVPDHTTKPNITEPRAERYNPHAIEGKWQEQWEKDGLYTFNEDAPGEKYYALTMFPYPSGNLHIGHWYANIAPDARARWLRMRGYNVLFPMGFDAFGLPAENAAIKNNVDPAIWTYQNIDHMTGQFKRMGTMIDWSRKFATSDPEYYRWNQWFFIEFYKRGLAYKKDGLVNWCPKDQTVLANEQVVNGACERCGTPVERRNLNQWYLRITDYADELLDFTHTDMPEKVRLMQTNWIGKSVGAEVTFDTPAGPETVFTTRPDTLMGATFMVLAPEHAKVAALTTPEQRGAVEAYVKAAGRKTDVERQQEGEKTGVFTGSFATHPISGHQVPIWVADYVLATYGSGSIMAVPAHDERDFAFARAFDLPIQEVIRAQGAEPMGDHPEAPYSGEGLIVNSGEFDGMPGGKASIATIVAKLEAQGIARAKTTYRLRDWLFARQRYWGTPVPFIHCEKCGMQPVPYDQLPVKLPKNVEFTPTGQSPLKLDQEWRSTTCPNCGGPAERDTDTMDTFVDSSWYMYRYLSPHYEGGPFDPSKAKLLPVDLYTGGIEHAILHLLYSRFWTKVMRDMGLTTQHEPFARLRNQGMILGEDGEKMSKSRGNVIDPDDLVNEYGADTVRTFLMFIAPWELGGPWDSRGVGGPAKWLGRVWNLYFEEKPVGPEEKLTEADVRYAVHSTLKKVDTDFERMSFNTIIAALMELTNTLVKAKRSPVYGTPVWDEALSIFNRMLAPVAPHIAEELYQQRLGTPQGDPASVHVQQWPSVDEAAATRDSVTIGVQVSGKVRGEVNISKTATPEEALAAAKANPDVARFIEGKDVVKEIYVPGRIINIVVR, from the coding sequence ATGACCACCGACACCCCTGTTCCGGATCACACCACCAAGCCGAACATCACCGAACCCCGCGCCGAGCGGTACAACCCTCATGCCATCGAGGGCAAATGGCAGGAGCAGTGGGAAAAAGACGGCCTGTACACGTTCAACGAGGACGCACCGGGCGAGAAGTATTACGCCCTGACCATGTTTCCTTACCCGTCGGGCAACCTGCATATCGGCCACTGGTACGCGAATATCGCGCCGGATGCCCGCGCCCGCTGGCTGCGTATGCGCGGTTATAACGTGCTGTTCCCGATGGGCTTCGACGCCTTCGGGTTGCCGGCCGAGAACGCCGCCATCAAGAACAATGTCGATCCGGCCATCTGGACCTACCAGAACATCGATCACATGACCGGGCAATTTAAGCGCATGGGCACCATGATCGACTGGAGCCGCAAGTTTGCCACGTCCGACCCGGAGTACTACCGCTGGAACCAGTGGTTTTTCATCGAGTTTTACAAGCGCGGCCTGGCCTACAAGAAAGACGGCCTGGTGAACTGGTGCCCCAAGGACCAGACAGTGCTGGCCAACGAGCAGGTCGTGAACGGCGCGTGTGAGCGCTGCGGCACCCCGGTCGAGCGGCGCAACCTGAACCAGTGGTACCTGCGAATTACCGACTACGCCGATGAACTGCTGGATTTCACGCACACCGATATGCCCGAGAAGGTTCGCCTGATGCAGACCAACTGGATCGGCAAGTCGGTGGGGGCGGAAGTGACCTTCGATACGCCCGCCGGCCCGGAAACGGTGTTCACCACGCGGCCCGATACCCTGATGGGCGCGACCTTCATGGTGCTGGCCCCCGAGCACGCCAAAGTGGCGGCCCTGACCACCCCGGAGCAGCGCGGGGCGGTGGAGGCTTACGTGAAGGCCGCCGGGCGCAAGACGGACGTGGAACGCCAGCAGGAAGGCGAGAAGACGGGCGTGTTTACGGGGAGTTTCGCCACGCACCCGATCAGCGGGCATCAGGTGCCGATCTGGGTGGCGGATTACGTGCTGGCGACCTACGGCTCCGGGTCGATCATGGCCGTTCCCGCGCACGACGAGCGCGATTTCGCGTTTGCCAGGGCGTTCGACCTGCCCATTCAGGAAGTGATTCGCGCTCAAGGGGCTGAACCGATGGGCGACCACCCCGAAGCGCCTTACAGCGGTGAGGGGCTGATCGTCAATTCCGGGGAGTTCGATGGGATGCCCGGCGGCAAGGCCAGCATCGCTACGATTGTGGCAAAGCTGGAGGCGCAGGGCATCGCCAGAGCCAAGACCACCTACCGCCTGCGCGACTGGCTGTTTGCCCGCCAGCGCTACTGGGGCACGCCGGTGCCGTTTATTCACTGCGAGAAGTGCGGCATGCAGCCTGTGCCTTACGATCAACTGCCGGTCAAGTTGCCCAAAAACGTGGAGTTCACGCCCACCGGGCAGAGTCCACTGAAACTGGATCAGGAGTGGCGCAGCACCACCTGCCCGAACTGCGGCGGCCCTGCCGAGCGCGACACCGACACCATGGACACCTTCGTGGACAGCAGCTGGTACATGTACCGTTACCTGTCGCCGCACTACGAGGGCGGCCCGTTCGACCCCAGCAAGGCGAAGTTGCTGCCGGTCGACCTGTATACCGGCGGCATCGAGCACGCCATTTTGCACCTGCTGTACAGCCGCTTCTGGACGAAGGTCATGCGCGACATGGGCCTGACCACGCAGCATGAACCGTTCGCCAGGCTGCGCAACCAGGGCATGATCCTGGGCGAGGACGGCGAGAAGATGAGCAAATCTCGCGGCAACGTGATCGACCCGGATGACCTGGTGAACGAGTACGGCGCCGACACCGTGCGGACTTTCCTGATGTTCATCGCGCCGTGGGAACTGGGCGGCCCGTGGGACTCGCGCGGTGTGGGCGGCCCGGCGAAGTGGCTGGGGCGCGTGTGGAACCTGTATTTCGAGGAGAAGCCGGTCGGCCCCGAGGAGAAACTGACCGAAGCGGACGTGCGCTACGCCGTGCACAGCACCCTGAAGAAGGTGGATACGGATTTCGAGCGCATGAGCTTCAACACCATCATTGCCGCGCTGATGGAACTGACGAACACGCTGGTGAAAGCCAAGCGCAGCCCGGTGTACGGCACCCCCGTCTGGGACGAGGCGCTGAGCATCTTCAACCGGATGCTGGCGCCCGTCGCGCCGCACATTGCCGAGGAGCTGTATCAACAGAGACTGGGGACGCCGCAGGGCGATCCGGCAAGCGTTCATGTTCAGCAGTGGCCCAGCGTGGACGAGGCGGCGGCCACCCGCGACAGCGTGACCATCGGTGTGCAGGTGAGCGGCAAGGTGCGCGGCGAGGTGAACATCTCCAAGACCGCTACGCCGGAAGAAGCCCTGGCCGCCGCGAAAGCCAACCCGGACGTGGCCCGCTTCATCGAGGGCAAGGACGTGGTGAAGGAAATCTACGTGCCAGGGCGCATCATCAATATCGTGGTTCGCTAA
- a CDS encoding gamma carbonic anhydrase family protein: MPLYNLDELTPDVHPSAFVAPSADVIGQVVLMENASVWFGAVLRGDLEPVTVGAGCNVQDGAVLHTDRGFPCVLERDVTVGHRAIVHGAFCAAGSLVGMGAVMLSGSRLGAGAVLGAGALLPEGAEVPAGKLAVGIPARVIRDVAAPSNAPRYVENAQRYLAGLRPAMGKRTEHEEEWV, encoded by the coding sequence ATGCCGCTTTACAACCTGGATGAACTGACGCCCGACGTGCATCCCAGCGCCTTTGTCGCGCCGAGTGCGGACGTGATCGGGCAGGTGGTGCTGATGGAGAACGCCAGCGTGTGGTTTGGCGCGGTGCTGCGCGGGGATCTGGAACCCGTGACGGTGGGGGCGGGCTGCAACGTGCAGGACGGCGCGGTGCTGCACACGGACCGGGGCTTTCCCTGCGTGCTGGAGCGGGACGTCACGGTGGGCCACCGGGCCATTGTTCACGGGGCGTTCTGCGCGGCGGGAAGCCTGGTGGGCATGGGGGCCGTCATGCTGAGCGGCTCCCGGCTGGGCGCGGGCGCGGTGCTGGGCGCCGGGGCGCTGCTGCCCGAGGGTGCGGAGGTGCCAGCCGGAAAACTGGCGGTGGGCATCCCCGCCCGCGTGATCCGGGACGTGGCGGCGCCGTCGAACGCGCCGCGTTACGTGGAGAACGCCCAGCGCTACCTCGCGGGCCTGCGCCCGGCAATGGGAAAACGCACTGAGCACGAGGAGGAGTGGGTGTGA
- a CDS encoding alpha/beta fold hydrolase yields MHFQAPDGTNLFTEQLGDGEPLLVLSGGPGCVNYLRPVAELLEHRTCFLTDPRGVGRSQGRPHDIATGIADLEALREHLNLDAWDVLGHSWGADLGLAYALMHPDRVSKLISFAGTGIQYDRDWKAAYEAGKHLEADFVVEYSEDVHAALRTDYRRFIKTPDLLARLSRLNVPITFLHMGADIRPSWPARQLAYLLPNAEFVELPGAPHNAWLTHARPLGEVLRRLLGRA; encoded by the coding sequence ATGCACTTTCAAGCACCCGATGGAACGAACCTGTTCACTGAGCAACTGGGCGACGGCGAGCCTTTGCTTGTTCTCTCTGGCGGGCCGGGATGCGTGAATTACCTGCGTCCCGTGGCAGAACTCCTTGAACATCGCACGTGTTTCCTGACTGACCCTCGTGGCGTGGGCAGAAGCCAGGGTAGGCCGCACGACATCGCCACGGGCATCGCTGATCTGGAAGCCCTGCGCGAGCACCTGAACTTAGACGCGTGGGACGTGCTGGGCCACTCGTGGGGCGCTGATCTGGGACTGGCCTATGCCCTGATGCATCCAGATCGCGTCTCGAAACTGATTTCTTTCGCTGGAACGGGCATCCAGTATGACCGTGACTGGAAAGCCGCTTACGAGGCCGGGAAACACCTTGAGGCGGACTTCGTGGTGGAGTACAGCGAAGACGTTCATGCTGCCCTACGAACCGACTACAGACGGTTCATCAAAACCCCTGACCTGCTCGCCCGCCTGTCGCGCCTGAACGTGCCCATCACTTTTCTGCACATGGGCGCGGATATTCGCCCTTCCTGGCCGGCCCGTCAACTGGCGTACCTGCTTCCAAACGCTGAATTCGTCGAGTTGCCCGGCGCACCGCACAATGCCTGGCTCACGCACGCGCGTCCCCTGGGCGAGGTGCTGCGGCGCCTGCTCGGCCGGGCTTAA
- the rplS gene encoding 50S ribosomal protein L19 has translation MQSAIKVNRGAILKAVEQPHLKELPDFRPGDTVRVETKVVEGNRTRNQAFEGVVIAVNGTGSRKSFTVRKISFGEGVERVFPFSSPLVAKVSVMERGKVRRAKLYYLRDLRGKAARIKSDRSRVMKDAANAKAAKANAAAAPAANEVEAAPETQGE, from the coding sequence ATGCAAAGCGCCATCAAAGTCAACCGCGGGGCCATCCTGAAGGCCGTCGAACAGCCCCACCTCAAGGAACTCCCCGATTTCCGCCCCGGCGACACCGTGCGCGTGGAAACGAAAGTGGTGGAAGGCAACCGCACCCGCAACCAGGCCTTCGAGGGCGTCGTGATCGCCGTCAACGGCACCGGCAGCCGCAAGAGCTTCACCGTGCGCAAAATTTCTTTCGGTGAAGGCGTGGAGCGCGTGTTTCCGTTCAGCAGCCCGCTGGTCGCCAAGGTGAGCGTCATGGAACGCGGCAAGGTGCGCCGCGCCAAGCTGTACTACCTGCGTGACCTGCGCGGCAAGGCTGCCCGCATCAAGTCCGACCGCAGCCGCGTGATGAAAGACGCCGCCAACGCCAAGGCTGCCAAAGCCAACGCCGCAGCAGCGCCCGCCGCCAACGAGGTCGAAGCCGCCCCCGAAACCCAGGGCGAGTAA
- a CDS encoding GNAT family N-acetyltransferase, with translation MRELVRPSARYQASFIEAVKEAQAAGSGLGDTLLWNVPDIERDFEALLKNLQRYEPGQNLPEGFVHSEYRWLVDGDTYLGRVSIRHSLNERLREFGGHIGYEIRPSARRQGNATLALKLALERCREIGIDRALVTCDVENLGSRRTIEKNGGELEGEFSLDFHDKPIRRYWIQL, from the coding sequence ATGCGTGAACTCGTCAGGCCCTCCGCCAGATATCAAGCAAGTTTCATAGAAGCCGTGAAGGAAGCGCAGGCAGCCGGCAGCGGACTGGGCGACACCCTCCTGTGGAACGTGCCGGACATCGAACGCGATTTCGAGGCCCTGCTGAAGAACCTTCAGCGGTACGAACCAGGCCAGAACCTGCCCGAGGGCTTCGTTCACAGCGAGTATCGGTGGCTGGTGGACGGGGACACTTACCTGGGGCGCGTCAGCATCCGCCACAGCCTCAATGAGCGCTTACGCGAGTTCGGCGGTCACATCGGGTATGAAATTCGCCCGTCCGCCCGCCGGCAGGGCAATGCTACGCTGGCCCTCAAGCTCGCGCTGGAACGTTGCCGGGAAATCGGGATCGACCGCGCCCTGGTCACCTGCGATGTCGAGAACCTGGGGTCACGCCGCACCATCGAGAAAAACGGCGGCGAACTGGAAGGTGAATTCAGCCTCGACTTCCACGACAAACCCATCCGGCGCTACTGGATTCAGCTCTGA
- the lipB gene encoding lipoyl(octanoyl) transferase LipB produces the protein MTASTFDILDLGTVPYRAAWDLQHQHHERVVAGGTPTLLLLEHPPVLTLGRKARDGHNIIVTREYLASQHIEVLEIERGGDVTYHGPGQLVAYAIFPVGRKIVDFLRLLEQATIEALSTLGLPDARPNPGYAGVYVNDREVNGRVYGQKIASFGVAVKRHVALHGIGLNISTNLQHFDLIVPCGLTDTQMTSVQREYDLRGIDRTVRVPEAKQALADAFRDVFASYDWSIPVLTPTPPATAPLEREPASAR, from the coding sequence GTGACCGCCTCGACTTTCGACATCCTCGACCTGGGCACCGTGCCTTACCGCGCAGCCTGGGATTTGCAGCACCAGCACCACGAACGCGTGGTCGCCGGGGGAACACCTACGCTGCTGCTGCTCGAGCACCCGCCCGTGCTGACCCTGGGCCGCAAGGCCAGGGACGGCCACAACATCATCGTCACGCGGGAATACCTGGCCTCTCAGCACATTGAGGTGCTGGAGATCGAGCGCGGCGGTGACGTGACCTACCACGGCCCCGGCCAGCTGGTCGCCTACGCCATTTTTCCGGTGGGCCGCAAAATTGTGGATTTCCTGCGGCTGCTGGAACAGGCCACCATAGAGGCCCTGAGCACCCTGGGCCTGCCGGACGCCCGACCCAACCCCGGTTACGCCGGCGTGTACGTGAATGACCGCGAAGTGAACGGCCGGGTGTACGGGCAGAAAATCGCCAGTTTCGGTGTGGCGGTCAAGCGGCACGTGGCCCTGCACGGCATCGGGCTGAACATCAGCACGAATTTGCAGCACTTCGACCTGATCGTCCCCTGCGGCCTCACCGACACCCAGATGACCAGCGTCCAGCGCGAGTACGACCTGCGCGGCATCGACCGTACCGTCCGCGTGCCGGAGGCCAAGCAGGCCCTGGCGGACGCCTTCAGGGACGTTTTCGCCAGCTACGACTGGAGTATTCCGGTCTTAACCCCAACTCCTCCGGCGACAGCTCCGCTTGAAAGGGAGCCCGCTTCCGCCCGCTGA
- a CDS encoding vWA domain-containing protein has translation MLEARVQLHREFFLSRTPGQRLFVALHLQPLEAARLVRPALSVAFVVDTSQSMRERVTPPTSFSDALLGSGKDKLDLVVQALEGLLVSDLLRPEDRLSLTQFDDGARVVLPFTSAAEQEKLRGAIRKLPNFSGGTSMGKGMQKARPLLAQEQGNRRMVLLTDGQTRDEGLVRRETNELAQLDIPVTTVGVGDDVNTALLTKVADLTQGKPVDVVPDSQNPQPPAVRASDLPAALLGDLQSAANEVLTKVTLGIRTIQGVTTERVTRVQPTQTEVDLTRTPYPLGNLDAQTGSTFVLEFSVPDRTPSRVRIGQLVVGYQVPGTTDRAELPPLDIVIEFTADDSLAARIHPDVMRWVQQRNIEGLVVQATQESNPQVAHEKLLLARQLTKRLKNDTMTRVLDQAIGELQAGKTISINTAKTLRIGAKTQTLRVEDKTLPSDEDIRRITGA, from the coding sequence ATGCTCGAGGCTCGTGTTCAACTTCACCGTGAGTTTTTCCTGTCTCGCACGCCGGGGCAGCGGTTGTTCGTGGCGCTTCACCTGCAACCGCTGGAAGCGGCGCGGCTGGTGCGTCCGGCCCTGTCGGTGGCGTTCGTGGTGGACACGTCGCAGAGCATGCGGGAACGGGTGACGCCGCCCACGAGTTTCAGTGACGCGCTTCTGGGTTCGGGGAAGGACAAGCTCGACCTGGTGGTGCAGGCGCTCGAAGGGCTGCTGGTGTCCGATTTGCTGCGCCCGGAAGATCGCCTCTCGCTGACGCAGTTTGATGATGGGGCCAGGGTCGTGCTGCCATTCACGTCGGCGGCGGAGCAGGAGAAGTTGCGCGGGGCCATCCGGAAGCTGCCGAATTTCAGTGGTGGAACCAGCATGGGAAAGGGCATGCAAAAGGCGCGGCCTTTGCTGGCGCAGGAGCAGGGGAACAGGCGCATGGTGCTGCTGACGGACGGGCAAACGCGGGATGAAGGGCTGGTGCGGCGCGAAACGAACGAACTGGCGCAACTCGACATTCCCGTCACGACTGTAGGGGTCGGGGATGACGTGAACACGGCCCTGCTCACGAAGGTTGCTGACCTGACGCAGGGAAAGCCGGTGGACGTCGTGCCGGACTCGCAAAACCCCCAGCCGCCAGCCGTGCGGGCCTCCGACCTGCCTGCCGCGCTGCTGGGCGACCTGCAAAGTGCCGCGAACGAAGTGCTGACGAAAGTGACGCTGGGCATTCGCACCATTCAGGGCGTCACCACCGAACGCGTGACCCGGGTGCAACCCACACAGACGGAGGTGGACTTGACGCGCACCCCCTACCCGCTGGGCAACCTGGACGCGCAGACCGGCTCGACGTTCGTGCTGGAATTCAGCGTGCCGGACCGTACCCCATCTCGTGTCCGGATTGGGCAGTTGGTGGTGGGGTATCAGGTGCCGGGAACCACAGACCGGGCCGAACTGCCGCCGCTGGACATCGTGATCGAGTTCACCGCCGATGACAGCCTGGCCGCCCGCATTCACCCGGACGTGATGCGCTGGGTACAGCAGCGTAACATCGAGGGGCTTGTCGTGCAGGCCACCCAGGAAAGCAACCCGCAAGTCGCGCACGAGAAACTGCTTCTGGCGCGGCAACTCACCAAGCGGCTCAAGAACGACACCATGACCCGCGTCCTCGATCAGGCCATAGGGGAATTACAAGCCGGAAAGACCATCAGCATCAATACCGCGAAAACCCTGCGCATCGGCGCGAAAACCCAGACCCTGCGTGTCGAAGACAAGACCCTGCCCAGCGACGAGGACATTCGCCGCATCACCGGAGCGTGA
- a CDS encoding phosphotransferase-like protein encodes MERREQARADRRAGDARRDAETVHTFTHYDLELDCTEPLAENVQKVIRACENREGQPFGGAS; translated from the coding sequence CTGGAACGCCGCGAACAGGCCAGGGCCGATCGCCGTGCCGGGGACGCCCGCCGGGACGCCGAAACCGTCCACACCTTCACCCATTACGACCTGGAACTGGACTGCACCGAACCACTGGCGGAGAACGTGCAGAAAGTCATCCGGGCGTGCGAAAACCGGGAAGGGCAGCCCTTCGGCGGGGCTTCGTAG
- the cysM gene encoding cysteine synthase CysM produces the protein MAPSPSLHAAQQVTDLIGRTPLVRLNTLSRPGVDIYAKLEGQNPGGSVKDRAARRMIEGALERGDLPPGKRIIEATSGNTGIALAMIARQKGLQLELVMPENATAERVGTMRAYGATVTLTPTAGGMEGAIDYAREQVEKGEAWMLNQFGNPDNPQAHYETTGPELWADTAGQITHFVSSMGTTGTIMGTSRYLKEQNPDVRIVGVQPTEGSSIPGIRRWPKEYLPTIFEPQRVDRIVDISEDEARAMTRRLARDEAVFGGMSSGGAVAAAVKVAAELESGLLVCIICDRGDRYLSSDLFTKDD, from the coding sequence ATGGCCCCTTCCCCTTCCCTGCACGCGGCGCAGCAAGTGACCGACCTGATCGGGCGAACGCCCCTGGTGCGCCTGAATACCCTCTCGCGGCCCGGCGTGGACATCTACGCCAAACTGGAAGGCCAGAACCCCGGCGGCAGCGTCAAAGACCGTGCGGCCCGGCGCATGATCGAAGGCGCCCTGGAGCGCGGTGACCTGCCGCCCGGCAAGCGCATCATCGAGGCCACCAGCGGCAACACGGGCATTGCCCTGGCCATGATCGCGCGGCAAAAGGGGCTGCAACTGGAACTGGTGATGCCCGAGAACGCCACTGCCGAGCGCGTGGGCACCATGCGGGCCTACGGCGCCACCGTGACCCTGACGCCCACCGCCGGGGGCATGGAAGGCGCGATCGACTACGCCCGCGAACAGGTGGAAAAGGGCGAAGCGTGGATGCTCAACCAGTTCGGCAACCCCGACAACCCGCAGGCGCACTACGAAACCACCGGGCCGGAACTGTGGGCGGACACCGCCGGCCAGATCACGCATTTCGTGTCCAGCATGGGTACCACCGGCACCATCATGGGCACGTCGCGTTACCTGAAGGAACAGAACCCGGACGTGCGGATCGTGGGGGTGCAGCCCACCGAGGGCTCCAGCATTCCCGGCATTCGCCGCTGGCCCAAAGAGTACCTGCCCACCATTTTCGAGCCGCAGCGCGTCGACCGGATCGTGGACATCAGCGAGGATGAAGCCCGCGCTATGACCCGCCGGCTGGCCCGCGACGAGGCGGTGTTCGGCGGTATGAGCAGCGGTGGAGCAGTGGCCGCCGCCGTGAAAGTCGCCGCCGAACTGGAGAGCGGCCTGCTGGTGTGCATCATCTGCGACCGGGGAGACCGTTACCTGAGCAGCGACCTGTTCACGAAGGACGATTAA
- a CDS encoding serine O-acetyltransferase encodes MDAEFFATLMQHHRRGRRYPPSAEALAFANRLLYALFPERQGECMNSVPELEAEFGALRAELRRILESLRGELIRPPTDIARDFMNAIPGIFGVLVQDAQALLDGDPAARSEYEVIRTYPGFYAVALYRFAHELHRLNVPLLPRLITEHAHSRTGIDIHPGAVIGPQFCIDHGTGVVIGETTHIGTNVKIYQGVTLGALSVTKALASQKRHPTIEDNVVIYSGATILGGKTVIGQGSVIGGNVWITQSVPANSRVYYHGGDQVQPPGVEV; translated from the coding sequence ATGGACGCCGAGTTTTTTGCCACGTTGATGCAGCACCACCGCCGTGGGCGGCGTTACCCACCGTCGGCCGAAGCCCTGGCCTTCGCCAACCGCCTGCTGTACGCGCTGTTTCCCGAGCGTCAGGGCGAGTGCATGAATTCGGTGCCCGAGCTGGAAGCCGAGTTCGGGGCGCTGCGGGCCGAACTCCGCCGCATTCTGGAATCCCTGAGGGGCGAATTGATCCGGCCCCCCACCGACATCGCGCGGGACTTCATGAATGCCATTCCCGGCATCTTTGGCGTGCTGGTGCAGGACGCCCAGGCCCTGCTCGACGGTGATCCGGCGGCCCGCAGCGAGTACGAGGTGATCCGCACCTATCCTGGGTTTTACGCCGTGGCCCTGTACCGTTTCGCGCACGAGCTGCATCGCCTGAACGTCCCCCTGCTGCCGCGCCTGATCACCGAGCACGCGCACAGCCGCACCGGCATCGACATTCACCCCGGCGCGGTCATCGGCCCGCAGTTCTGCATTGACCACGGCACCGGCGTCGTCATCGGCGAAACGACGCACATCGGCACGAATGTCAAGATTTACCAGGGCGTCACGCTGGGCGCACTCAGCGTCACCAAGGCCCTCGCCAGTCAGAAACGCCACCCCACCATCGAGGACAACGTGGTGATCTACTCCGGCGCGACCATCCTGGGCGGCAAGACCGTGATCGGCCAGGGCAGCGTCATCGGCGGGAACGTATGGATCACGCAGAGCGTCCCCGCCAACTCCCGCGTCTATTACCACGGCGGCGATCAGGTTCAACCGCCCGGCGTGGAAGTCTGA